Below is a genomic region from Biomphalaria glabrata chromosome 3, xgBioGlab47.1, whole genome shotgun sequence.
TTGCTATTCTATTTATAAAGGATGTAATGCTGAATCTAGTACTGTAATGCCTATTTTCAAATTtgtgtcatttattttttttattaaaactaggaaaaaaaattgataagaGAATGTCAATCACTTTGATAAAACTTCAGTAAAAAAGATCAAAGTCttgatttacaaaacaaactatacaaaatgattacttttcatTCCAAGAACCTTTCCACTTTGTGCCATCCCCCCATGGATTCTTAATACACAAAAGTTTTTCATATCCCATTTTGTGAGCAAGCTGCAATAGAAACAGAACAGGCTCATTTCTAATTACATTGGatgtattattaatattaaaaaaaagataatatctGATTTTGTTGTGAGAAACAAATAATGTTACCATAACAGCATCAGTGATGGTATATGCATGGCCAGGGACAAGACCATTGGCATCAGCTACATTGGACAATCTCCAGTCTCCCTGTTGGAAAGGTAAAAATGAgagttaataaataatgaaccaATCAGATATTGAGGTCAAGTTAAAAAAGTCCCTGATGTCAGTTCTAGAAAACAAGAGAAAGATTCtggaaaagacaaaaaaaaaagaatagatttGCTTAGTCAATAGCAGTAGAAAAGTGAGTTCAGTTGAATCTTATTGATATTATTCttgtgttttgtatttaaagtgaAAACTCATTTATTATTGTGGATTTATGAAGGAGTATTGAATATATATTATTAGTGTATATGTGTTTAAAGGCATTTCATTAAAGCGGTAAATATATATTGGAGTTTCTACAGTGCATTACTAATTCATTAATCaattgtgtatgtttgtgtcattgaaaaaaataaacaataagtaATTAAGAGTTGTACATATAACACAATCCTTTagtaaacataataaaacaataacttTAAACTTTTACCTTTCTTGAACAAGCCACAAACCCTCCAGCCTTGTTTGCCCTGTAAATCAGTTTATAAATCATTGGGCTGTATTCATTTAGCTCATATCTTTCAGCTACTCCACCAGTCAGGTCAACAAAAGCATCCTTAGTGATACCTCCACCCAATGCTTCATAACAGCCATGAAGCCTTGTCAAGGGCAAAGAGAAACAGGTAGATTAACCTCAAATTTTTAATCATACTGttactaaaaatatattttaaaatgttagaaCATTTAGCAACAGAACAgctaaaaaataattcatataaaattttaaaaactttattactATCCAATTTactttgtatgaaaaaaaaatatgatccATTATTTGACCAATAACCTACTTTGCATAAGCTTTTTCAATGAGAGCCACCCAAAACTCTGTGGGACTAGTACAACGCCCATAGATTAACTTTCCATTGACAACTGGCAGCCGATCATCTATCAACACCTGTATCCAGTTACCAAATCTCCAAAAACGAAAGCGTACAACACCACGATATGATGGCCCATAAAGAACTTGATTTTTAGGAACAACCTAACATATGAACAATACATCttgttaaatataaaatatgatcAAATTTAGATATAAGAAATGTGAAACATTAGAAAAACTTTGAACATTACTGTCAtcatccagaaaaaaaaaagcattctgGATGTGTATAGCATGTCTACTCATGATAAAATATAGTGACAGTTTTAATATTCTAGGGGAACATCCTGGCAACTCATTGAATGAATCTGAAGTGTGTAAAATATATCTTAAATATGATTAGCAGCAATGGGatagaaaaatactaaaaaaaatagagaagcCTCAACAAGGGCACAAACCCTGAACCCTTGACTCAACAACAGTACTTAGCATTGTAGCAGTAACCTACTAAATAACATGTGCTATGTGAAACTGGTTGGTTTATCAGGCAAATAACCAGGATTGAAAGATTTCTTAATGTAAATCTCTCTGGTTACAGAACTTAGTACTGATTGAAAGTTGTCTAAATGTAAATATCACTGGTCACATAACTACTGATGGAAAGATTTCTTATTGGGAATCTCTTTGGTCACATAGCTTTAACAAGTTTCAATTTTTCCCTGCCAGATTCATGCCATGAGCAATGTTGTCATTTACTTTGTTTCAATTTCCTTGActatttctcttattttatGGTCTTCTAGTACTGCTGTTTTATGtttcattattaattttatttcagcACATagcttcaaaatgtttttttttttaaatcaatagaCTAAAGATCATTTCTAACTAATTCATAGAAATGTGAATTACTTGAaaggaaaaaactttttttcttaattagtAAACTTTTTAAACACCATATTGTACTGAGTTATTTCACTAATCCCAAGTTTTATATTGACttagaacaaaaaaagtaatgcTGTACAACTTTGTATCCTTGATGTTCATTAGGCATTGAACTGAACATTTCAATTGAATTCTGTCAACACTCCTCtctaataagaaaataaaatgtattcttttccTTTCCCTCTCTTTGCTCTTATTGTTTATTTCTTAACAATAACTGTTTATGAATTCAAGAAAGCATCAGAAACCCAGAATCAGTTTCATTATTTATCACACCTTTATTCTTTATCACTACCTGAGTTTCTATCTGCTGTTGTAACCAGTCTGTCATGATGATTTGGTATTTGTACCTGAGTTTCTATCTGCTGTTGTAACCAGTCTGTCATGATGATTTGGTATTTGTACCTGAGTTTCTATCTGCTGTTGTAACCAGTCTGTCATGATGATTTGGTATTTGTACCTGAGTTTCTATCTGCTGTTGTAACCAGTCTGTCATGATGATTTGGTATTTGTACCTGAGTTTCTATCTGCTGTTGTAATTAGTCTGTCATGATGATTTGGTATTTGTACCTGAGTTTCTATCTGCTGTTGTAACCAGGCTGTCATGATGATTTGGTATTTGTACCTGAGTTTCTATCTGCTGTTGTAACCAGTCTGTCATGATGATTTGGTATTTGTACCTGAGTTTCTATCTGCTGTTGTAACCAGTCTGTCATGATGATTTGGTATTTGTACCTGAGTTTCTATCTGCTGTTGTAACCAGTCTGTCATGATGATTTGGTATTTGTACCTGAGTTTCTATCTGCTGTTGTAACCAGTCTGTCATGATGATTTGGTATTTGTACCTGAGTTTCTATCTGCTGTTGTAACCAGTCTGTCATGATGATTTGGTATTTGTACCTGAGTTTCTATCTGCTGTTGTAACCAGTCTGTCATGATGATTTGGTATTTGTACCTGAGTTTCTATCTGCTGTTGTAACCAGTCTGTCATGATGATTTGGTATTTGTACCTGAGTTTCTATCTGCTGTTGTAACCAGTCTGTCATGATGATTTGGTATTTGTACCTGAGTTTCTATCTGCTGTTGTAATTAGTCTGTCATGATGATTTGGTATTTGTACCTGAGTTTCTATCTGCTGTTGTAACCAGTCTGTCATGATGATTTGGTATTTGTACCTGAGTTTCTATCTGCTGTTGTAATTAGTCTGTCATGATGATTTGGTATTTGTACCTGAGTTTCTATCTGCTGTTGTAACCAGTCTGTCATGATGATTTGGTATTTGTACCTGAGTTTCTATCTGCTGTTGTAACCAGTCTGTCATGATGATTTGGTATTTGTACCTGAGTTTCTATCTGCTGTTGTAACCAGTCTGTCATGATGATTTGGTATTTGTACCTGAGTTTCTATCTGCTGTTGTAATTAGTCTGTCATGATGATTTGGTATTTGTACCTGAGTTTCTATCTGCTGTTGTAACCAGTCTGTCATGATGATTTGGTATTTGTACCTGAGTTTCTATCTGCTGTTGTAATTAGTCTGTCATGATGATTTGGTATTTGTACCTGAGTTTCTATCTGCTGTTGTAACCAGTCTGTCATGATGATTTGGTATTTGTACCTGAGTTTCTATCTGCTGTTGTAACCAGTCTGTCATGATGATTTGGTATTTGTACCTGAGTTTCTATCTGCTGTTGTAACCAGTCTGTCATGATGATTTGGTATTTGTACCTGAGTTTCTATCTGCTGTTGTAACCAGTCTGTCATGATGATTTGGTATTTGTACCTGAGTTTCTATCTGCTGTTGTAACCAGTCTGTCATGATGATTTGGTATTTGTACCTGAGTTTCTATCTGCTGTTGTAACCAGTCTGTCATGATGATTTGGTATTTGTACCTGAGTTTCTATCTGCTGTTGTAACCAGTCTGTCATGATGATTTGGTATTTGTACCTGAGTTTCTATCTGCTGTTGTAACCAGTCTGTCATGATGATTTGGTATTTGTACCTGAGTTTCTATCTGCTGTTGTAATTAGTCTGTCATGATGATTTGGTATTTGTACCTGAGTTTCTATCTGCTGTTGTAACCAGTCTGTCATGATGATTTGGTATTTGTACCTGAGTTTCTATCTGCTGTTGTAATTAGTCTGTCATGATGATTTGGTATTTGTACCTGAGTTTCTATCTGCTGTTGTAACCAGTCTGTCATGATGATTTGGTATTTGTACCTGAGTTTCTATCTGCTGTTGTAACCAGTCTGTCATGATGATTTGGTATTTGTACCTGAGTTTCTATCTGCTGTTGTAACCAGTCTGTCATGATGATTTGGTATTTGTACCTGAGTTTCTATCTGCTGTTGTAACCAGTCTGTCATGATGATTTGGTATTTGTACCTGAGTTTCTATCTGCTAGTTTAACCAGTCTGTCATGATGATTTGGTATTTGTACCTGAGTTTCTTTCAAGTAGTCTAATGTCTAATTGGTATGTCATGATTTGGTACTTGTACCCAAGTTTGAAAAATGCTCAATTAGACAAaacttgtttaattttttttgtacttttcaataaatttttttggttgacatttttaaattcagttttgttGAAATGAAGTATGAAAAAAATGAGAAGATTGTGGCTATTAATTAGGAAGCTAGTTTGTTAGAGTCAAGTTAGCACAACTgacagaaaataaaatctaaaactaaTGATCAGTTATCTAGCTTCAAAGTAATAAAGAAAATTGGGGCctcaaaaatagaaaatatcatCATCCAAATCTAATTATAGCAGCAGGAAAGTCATTggaataatttaaaactaagatTCTACACACTATGAAggtacaaatttaaaataaaaatatcttaaagGCTATTTATAAGAAATTTATAATGACTAAAATctttgattttatatttatggtagttaattttaaatcttttaaagcCTTTCTTCTTATaacattcattttatattttcaaaggcAACCATTAAaaacgtgtgtgtgtttaatgtcaCGTGCTGACTGAGATAAGTGGCGAGCATTGCTTTATGGGCATAATTATTTACCTACTTTATTCACCAATCTCTTCTTCTTAGAGATGGCAGCACAGCATGACAAGAACCAGCAGTCTCCCAGAATACCTTGCATAATATCATTGCTGCTGACTGAGTAGCTGACAAGTTCAGGAACAGTTCCATCTTCCACTAATTGCTAAATGAGCCACAAGACTAATGATAAACATTTTATGCTGTTCTAACAATCTTCTTTTATTGAAATCAATCATTGTTAAATAAGAGAATCGTGCATTATTTTAATTCCTATAATATTAATGTAGTATTTAGATTGCATTACCCTGCATATGTCCCTAATATTAATGTTAGTACAATACTAGTTACTTTCTCTGTTATAGTTGTGTAAAGTTATATTGTTCACTGAGTTCTCTTTAAATGGATTAAAAATGAAggaatatagactagatcagcCATAACAATGCTTGTAAATCATTCAAATTAAATGGATAATAATGATGGTAacctagttgttgttttttatataaacatttagAAACTTATTAACCTGTGGTTAATTTGCCATCAAGGTGATGAATATTTTAAGATAATGCatctattttaaataattcttttaCATTCAAATGCATAGatgtattaaataaaaagtacattttgaaaaattaagtatgtttaaattctattttatatGGAGATGttttaccagaaaaaaaaagatgtgtatGGATAATAATACTAGAAGACTTACAACTTACATATGGTCTCATCCACTGTATAAGATTACCAGAAGGCAACACAGGCTTGAAAAACAAAGAATTTACATCAGCTggaaaatccaagtcttcaaaaAGATAGCCAGGCGGTATGGAGTTGACAAACTCATTAAACTCTTGATCAAACTAGTCATGTAGTCAAAgttaattgagaaaaaaaattttgtttgaaaataaagatAAATGAAATTTTGAAATACTTTGAATCTGTCCTTTCAATGTCTTAGCATCTATTttgattgagaaaaaaaaatcaatactcTAAGTCacatattttcaaaatttaggATTGGTTACAGACATATTCTTTAAATAAGAACCTTAGAGATATTAATTCTTCTTGTCTACTGAAATATTGATAATTGTTTATattcaacttcttttttttttttagatatatgtttaatcctaaattcaaATTTCTCTTTTCTATTATGTGTCAGGAGAGTCTATGTTTCACATACATTATATCATAATGGTGTACATTTTCTGAATGATGTATTTAGAGACTTGAATAATATAGATAATTTAAGATGGATTTATAATTATCAAATGctttaaaagctaaaaaaagaaaattgtattgAAAACCTTGATTGGTGCAacagatttattaattttgatattattttatatatgaaaatgttttctattataGTTAGACTTCAATATTTTATAAAGTCAAACATTTATGAAACTAAAATGAATGTTAAGAACTTACAACATTAAGCAGCTCTTAAGAAGTGATAATTTAATATGAATCATCATGCAGGCTTACATTATAGATACAAAATactacataattttttttaaaaatatgatgtAGATTATTTTAAGTAAAGGGAAGACTTTAATAGCTAGAtctgtaataaaaaaacttCTTACCGACATGCCTAACATTTTGTCAGTAAAAACACTTGATTCTGTGTAGCACTCACTGTTCCGTTGAAATCCACCTTGGTACtgatattttgtatttgttttttcatcATATTGTCGTTTGTTTTTATCCGCCTCTTTAATGTGTAAGTGATTGTCTCCAGTGATTTTTGTTTGCAATCCAGTTGACATATCTGGCGGTGGTAGGTTGTGCTGTATAGGCCTATTATCTTTGTTTCCGCTAAGTTTATCCTTGAAATAAACATTGGAGCTAATAGAACATCCCATCTTTTTCTTATTCGgagcattttaattttttcgCTATTTTTCAAGATCCAGATGAGAATCTAGATCATAATACATGTCAATTATAATAATGCAATACTTTGAATATGCATGCTGTTAAATCTAAaacaagatctacatctatgttAATAGGCTACAATTAATTAACTCTTATATATGAGtagataaataaatctagatctagtatactgTATAGATTTAGAAATTAATGGGCTGGCAACAAAAGCGATTGTTTACATGTTACTAGAGAAAATCGTTTACATTAAAGATACTAAAATATATCTCATTAGAACTcatatataggtcagtgctagcaggaatataaataaataaaatagggCCGAGCTCCAGCTAGATCCagagataataaaaaaagaaaaactttaaaaatactttttttttaaaaaagacaataggCTTACCTTCTTTTTGCCCCTTattgagcgattgtttttctcttaattaattaataaatgttagatttaaaaacatttttttaccctGCCCACTTCCTCCTTCTCCCCGAGAAAGAAAATCTTGGTTAAAGcaaaagtatagatctatagatctaccttttaatattccaatgataaacaatttagatctagacttagaagacaatgtGCACACTTTTCcagaacattaatttattaaaccatgaaacccaaaataaaaatcttacTCGTCTGGAACaaatgcaacctaacacaactaggctacaccaagctgcattaaactttcaacaaacattcttatcagaaagagacattaaccaaccagttgatgacctctggaatttcataaacaactatcttaaaaacattatagaaaactatataccaactaaatacacaaaataaataaataaatgctgttttaataatagattaaagtATTGATTACGTCATGCaatcagtcatgcatattaggcctaaccaatgacttaaattcagccaagtcactggtttttctggctagctcaggcaacccattccatgctctaatagcaactATAAAAACACGAGGAGAACAAACAGTTGTCTCAATTATGTTTGAAGATGAAATTTGCTTTAGTTTGTATATTGTGGAGTCAAACTCCCCTTTGAGGTTGAGGCCCTGAACAGACGCATTGTATGCAGTGCAGTAAATCCGCCTTCAGTGAAGCATAACAATTATGGTGCTACTCGATGCACTCAGTAACAAAAAATAGTGAGTTATATTATGCAATGACAAAGGGGCAAAAGGAAATGAAAGAATATAAGAGAggtacaagagagagagagagagagagggggggggggagagggtgagagagagagagagcttaaaGACAGGCTAAAGAACAGAGAGCGCGAAAGGGAACAGTTGTCTGACCGAAGAAAATCAAGTCTCTATTCGTATACGTTTACCCGTTGGTTTGATTCTGTGCTGACCTTATTTTGCCTTACATCTTGATATTCAGATTTGTCTTTGTTGTACACACTTTCTTTAAGCCCAGTTTCTTGCCTGTTTCTGGTATCATGGCCTGAAATTTTGTCTTGTCTCAATCTAGTGTCCCGTCCCGGAGAGATGTCTTGTTTTTGTCTTATGTCTTTTCCAGGGCCAGTAATAGAGTTTTCGTGGCCAGGAGTTCTCTGTAGACTGTGTAAACTGTCAGCAGTGGCCTGCGCTGTGGCCGCGTTCTTTAGCCGCACTGGTAAACATGATATACCTCTGTGTGGGGCGAGGGGACTTGGCTGGGGCGAGGCGTGCTGGTTGGTTTCAGGCAAAGTATGGCGTCGGGCATCATTTCCTGGCGCAACATTATCCTGGGTTGGAACAGTCGGTTCCTTACGTGGCAGATGGCGGGCTTGTTGGGCTGAGTCTAGTGGTTGGACGTCTCGAGGGCCCTTCTTCTGTTCATGGTCATTGACATGGGTCTTCGTCTGAGAAGCCTCTTCGTTGGTTGGGGACTGGGGCAGTTTCGATCTCAACACGCAACAACCCGTTGCCGGATCACAATAGTACAAGTCCTTTTTACTCACCGGACGCTGACTCTGTGCATTGCTAACACCACCGGGTGGCTctactttcttttcttctttcccCCGCTCTGGCTTGCTGCTCTCTCCAGTTTGTTTTTCGTTACCCGGATGTACGGCATTTCCCTCTTGTTCCGAAGTCTTCTTTCGTTTCTCTTTCTTGACGTTTGTTACTATATCCTCTTCTGCTGAGTCTTTCATTACACTGACTGGGCTGTTCACTGGGGCATCCTGTGGCGGAGACGAATCCGTGCCATTCTTCTTGTCTGAGTTCTGCGGGCTGTGCAGACTGGACCCACAGCCCATAGTTTAAATAGCAGTCCTTCAGTAGGCCTCATTAAGAGGAAACATTTGACCTAAAGCAGATTACAAAGAGAATACTATTGCACAtatttatcaattgtttttgtttgtgacTTCCGCAGGAAGTTTCATTCATGTTTTTAAGAAACCATAAAGATCAAAATCAAGTATTTGCTCCCAATATAGTTTGAGCACAAAAGAATGACAGAATCAAAAGTAAAGAATAATTAAACTATTCTCATATCTACACTATAACATTCTTGGTCCTGGAATTCTAATCACTAACTATCCCACATGCCGTAAACGACTAAATACGAAAATTTAACTTATTCTTTCTGAACATTAAGCCTAGGACAACTAAGTCATTTCAAGATCCAAACTGAAGCCTAGGACAACTAAGCCATTTCAAGATCTAACTGAAGCCTAGGACAACTAAGCCATTTCAAGATCCAACTGAAGCCTAGGACAACTAAGTCATTTCAAGATCCAAACTGAAGCCTAGGACAACTAAGCCATTTCAAGATCCAAACTGAAGCCTAGGACAACTAAGCCATTTCAAGATCTAACTGAAGCCTAGGACAACTAAACCATTTCAAGATCCAAACTGAAGCCTAGGACAACTAAGCCATTTCAAGATCCAAACTGAAGCCTAGGACAACTAAGCCATTTCAAGATCCAAACTGAAGCCTAGGACAACTAAGCCATTTCAAGATCCAAACTGAAGCCTAGGACAACTAAGCCATTTCAAGATCCAAACTGAAGTCTAGGACAACTAAGCCATTTCAAGATCCAAACTGAAACCTAGGACAACTAAGCCATTTCAAGATCCAAACTGAAGCCTAGGACAACTAAGCCATTTCAAGATCCAAACTGAAGCCTAGGACAACTAAGCCATTTCAAGATCCAAACTGAAGCCTAGGACAACTAAGCCATTTCAAGATCCAAACTGAAGCCTAGGACAACTAAACCATTTCAAGATCCAAACTGAAGTCTAGGACAACTAAGCCATTTCAAGATCCAAACTGAAGCCTAGGACAACTAAGCCATTTCAAGATCCAAACTGAAGTCTAGGACAACTAAGCCATTTCAAGATCCAAACTGAAGCCTAGGACAACTAAGCCATTTCAAGATCCAAACTGAAGCCTAGGACAACTAAGCCATTTCAAGATCCAAACTGAAGCCTAGGACAACTAAGCCATTTCAAGATCCAAACTGAAGCCTAGGACAACTAAGCCATTTCAAGATCCAACTGAAGTCTAGGACAACTAAGCCATTTCAAGATCCAAACTGAAGTCTAGGACAACTAAGCCATTTCAAGATCCAAACTGAAGCCTAGGACAACTAAGCCATATCAAGATCCAAACTGAAGCCTAGGACAACTAAACCATTTCAAGATCCAACTGAAGTCTAGGACAACTAAACCATTTCAAGATCCAAACTGAAGCCTAGGACAACTAAACCATATCAAGATCCAAACTGAAGCCACAGACACATTTTAAtgtctaaagaaaaaaagaataaacacTAATTCCTTCCACTTAAGCATTTAGTACCTTAGATTACCAATCCGAAATGAAATTTTTGTGTTAAGTTCTAAATGACAATGTACAtcgcgattagaatagaaagtctcttaagtcccctAACAGTCTAgaaaaaccacagctcacgtcgtgtcgttttacaatgtatattttgCATAAACTATTGGCCTATTACTGGCTTGGAAGAAAATATTTGCTGTATAACTTCTcaaatggttacgttcagacatttaatattgaAATCAGTATATTCAtcatggctttagtacgaaacatcaagtgatgtAAAATCTCTGCGTTATAGGGCAAAAGATGTACTCTGTAACAAAGCATCcacactgcatagccaccaaccaatcgctaatttCTTCTCGcgatcaccatagaaacacacacacaatccaaAACACATACCACCAACCTCCTTCAAGAGTCAGAATTTTTTTCTGAACAGACATCCGCGATGACCACACTTTTGACATGATGACCTTTATTTTTACTAGAAGAAGACTATGTGTACTTTACACTAAAAGCCCCGTTGACCTTGACCTGAAGTGTCGAATAGTTAGTTTAAATATTGAGCAGAGAAATAAATATCACATGACACTGCATCAAAATTACAGCATCAAGAGCATATGTCACTTTTCTCTGGAACTGATTTCTCCACGACACAGGTCTATGATGCTGATTCCGCACACAAAATCCCCGGAGTcaccttcagaaaaaaaaagctctttcAATGTGAGCCTAGGTgagttttcaaatattttccgATGCGAGTTTTTCGAATAAAGACAAAATAACAACCTGCATTGTCTCAAGAAGTacttattattttgtgtatgattgtgtgtgtgtgtgtgcgggcgAGACCATctaaatatataattctcttcttcgctcaagaagaagaagtaaaggatagatcacacttttatttctgcggatagagttatcccacgagctttacgagccttgcgtgtagcgaagtcatacagtgtatcatgaaaattttatttcctacatagatcacgctcaatagtaacgatcaacaaatgtttcaatttatctacgagaattgttgaactaaagcaattcttcattagtttgaggcgcgagaagcttctttcaccagattacacaattacggctaatgcataatgccgtttttatttatcatctGTAgtattggcattttccatattgaataacaccccaaaatgacaatttttgtatatatatttcaggagatttgtatgagttttcaaaagatttttaataatttccggagatttccatgactttttcatattgttacgaatctccctatccaggctcgctgcaaatggcaccaaacgacaccaccaacttaaagaacttgacaactctgggcttcaaagtaacgtaatagtttaatgtgaataaataacagccaacactgtacaattggcaacacgtacactgtacaaatatctctccgataacaccgttccgccgtatcaactcttgcactggcctctccgtctcgttccgggcttgcactgggttcaacagttcaggactgacttcacacactaggctcgttgtgtcggactcga
It encodes:
- the LOC106057024 gene encoding calpain-2 catalytic subunit-like isoform X1; protein product: MGCGSSLHSPQNSDKKNGTDSSPPQDAPVNSPVSVMKDSAEEDIVTNVKKEKRKKTSEQEGNAVHPGNEKQTGESSKPERGKEEKKVEPPGGVSNAQSQRPVSKKDLYYCDPATGCCVLRSKLPQSPTNEEASQTKTHVNDHEQKKGPRDVQPLDSAQQARHLPRKEPTVPTQDNVAPGNDARRHTLPETNQHASPQPSPLAPHRGISCLPVRLKNAATAQATADSLHSLQRTPGHENSITGPGKDIRQKQDISPGRDTRLRQDKISGHDTRNRQETGLKESVYNKDKSEYQDVRQNKDKLSGNKDNRPIQHNLPPPDMSTGLQTKITGDNHLHIKEADKNKRQYDEKTNTKYQYQGGFQRNSECYTESSVFTDKMLGMSFDQEFNEFVNSIPPGYLFEDLDFPADVNSLFFKPVLPSGNLIQWMRPYQLVEDGTVPELVSYSVSSNDIMQGILGDCWFLSCCAAISKKKRLVNKVVPKNQVLYGPSYRGVVRFRFWRFGNWIQVLIDDRLPVVNGKLIYGRCTSPTEFWVALIEKAYAKLHGCYEALGGGITKDAFVDLTGGVAERYELNEYSPMIYKLIYRANKAGGFVACSRKGDWRLSNVADANGLVPGHAYTITDAVMLAHKMGYEKLLCIKNPWGDGTKWKGSWNEKDANWQWVEEDLRERMLNLREIGEFWMSYRDFLRQFGEVTICHLTPDLDGDGEPDEIGHMEIIKGEWVLGKTAGGSRNNLVKFITNDQYLLTILESDSFNIEVDDAESEGKCNIVIALMQEHRQTSHNVKVSSYQIGFFIYESSERIYKLPLQFFRYNPDFAKTNTFINYREVSGRFELYPGHYVIIPTTFLEDCPAHFMLRVFGEKKFLLRGPLLNR
- the LOC106057024 gene encoding calpain-B-like isoform X2, producing the protein MGCGSSLHSPQNSDKKNGTDSSPPQDAPVNSPVSVMKDSAEEDIVTNVKKEKRKKTSEQEGNAVHPGNEKQTGESSKPERGKEEKKVEPPGGVSNAQSQRPDKLSGNKDNRPIQHNLPPPDMSTGLQTKITGDNHLHIKEADKNKRQYDEKTNTKYQYQGGFQRNSECYTESSVFTDKMLGMSFDQEFNEFVNSIPPGYLFEDLDFPADVNSLFFKPVLPSGNLIQWMRPYQLVEDGTVPELVSYSVSSNDIMQGILGDCWFLSCCAAISKKKRLVNKVVPKNQVLYGPSYRGVVRFRFWRFGNWIQVLIDDRLPVVNGKLIYGRCTSPTEFWVALIEKAYAKLHGCYEALGGGITKDAFVDLTGGVAERYELNEYSPMIYKLIYRANKAGGFVACSRKGDWRLSNVADANGLVPGHAYTITDAVMLAHKMGYEKLLCIKNPWGDGTKWKGSWNEKDANWQWVEEDLRERMLNLREIGEFWMSYRDFLRQFGEVTICHLTPDLDGDGEPDEIGHMEIIKGEWVLGKTAGGSRNNLVKFITNDQYLLTILESDSFNIEVDDAESEGKCNIVIALMQEHRQTSHNVKVSSYQIGFFIYESSERIYKLPLQFFRYNPDFAKTNTFINYREVSGRFELYPGHYVIIPTTFLEDCPAHFMLRVFGEKKFLLRGPLLNR